The following proteins are encoded in a genomic region of Pyxicephalus adspersus chromosome 9, UCB_Pads_2.0, whole genome shotgun sequence:
- the LOC140338349 gene encoding IST1 homolog isoform X2, whose translation MPGNGFKPERLRVNLRLVINRLKLLEKKKTEMAMKSRKEIADYLSCRKDERARIRVEHIIREDYMVEAMEILELYCDLLLARFGLIQSMKELDSGLAEAVSTLIWAAPRLQTEVSELKTVASQLCNKYSKEYGNLCRSNQIGTVSERLMHKLSAEAPPKILVERYLIEIAKNYNVEFEPDARNMSEAPSEFDGSNFRNSNRRGGPGNGGTGGGDFRGQASPYPKVVEPYPQAEVGIYEECAFMYPPPPSQKGNMPPTLPGIPPSYGIKPPGPDTQVFPARDAGPVAKPRTTLSPNNVPDKYDNLPLPKLPSIPVSPVRSPTISLDPSPYEDIDFEDLSKRLEELKKKT comes from the exons ATGCCGGGTAATGGATTTAAACCTGAGCGACTGAGAGTCAATCTCAGGCTCGTCATCAACCGACTCAAacttctggaaaaaaagaaaa CTGAAATGGCCATGAAATCCAGAAAGGAGATCGCTGACTACCTATCGTGTCGAAAGGACGAGCGAGCACGAATCCGGGTGGAGCACATTATCCGAGAAGACTACATGGTTGAAGCCATGGAAATCTTGGAATTGTACTGTGACCTCTTGCTGGCCCGGTTTGGATTAATCCAGTCCATGAA GGAACTGGACTCGGGACTGGCTGAAGCTGTGTCCACCCTGATTTGGGCTGCCCCCCGCCTGCAGACAGAAGTCTCTGAACTTAAAACA GTGGCCAGTCAGTTATGCAATAAATACAGCAAGGAATACGGCAACCTTTGCCGGTCTAACCAGATAGGAACCGTCAGTGAAAGA CTCATGCATAAGCTAAGTGCAGAAGCACCCCCTAAAATCCTGGTGGAGAGATACCTGATTGAGATTGCCAAGAACTACAATGTAGAATTTGAACCAGACGCTAGAAATATG AGCGAGGCGCCCTCTGAATTTGATGGCAGCAACTTTAGAAACAGCAATAGAAGAGGGGGTCCAGGTAATGGAGGAACTGGTGGTGGTGATTTCAGAGGTCAAGCCAGTCCATATCCCAAGGTGGTG gagcctTATCCCCAGGCTGAAGTTGGGATCTATGAAGAGTGTGCATTCATgtatcctcctcctccttctcagAAGGGAAATATGCCACCAACCCTGCCTGGTATTCCTCCTTCATATGGCATA AAACCCCCTGGACCAGATACACAGGTTTTTCCTGCAAGGGATGCTG GCCCTGTAGCTAAACCAAGGACAACACTGAGCCCCAACAATGTTCCTGACAAGTATGACAACCTACCACTACCCAAACTCCCATCCATCCCCGTCAGCCCTGTTCGTTCACCCACTATTTCGCTCGACCCATCCCCATACGAAGATATAGACTTTGAGGACCTGTCTAAACGCTTGGAGGAGCTTAAGAAGAAGACATAA
- the LOC140338349 gene encoding IST1 homolog isoform X1, protein MPGNGFKPERLRVNLRLVINRLKLLEKKKTEMAMKSRKEIADYLSCRKDERARIRVEHIIREDYMVEAMEILELYCDLLLARFGLIQSMKELDSGLAEAVSTLIWAAPRLQTEVSELKTVASQLCNKYSKEYGNLCRSNQIGTVSERLMHKLSAEAPPKILVERYLIEIAKNYNVEFEPDARNMSEAPSEFDGSNFRNSNRRGGPGNGGTGGGDFRGQASPYPKVVEPYPQAEVGIYEECAFMYPPPPSQKGNMPPTLPGIPPSYGIQKPPGPDTQVFPARDAGPVAKPRTTLSPNNVPDKYDNLPLPKLPSIPVSPVRSPTISLDPSPYEDIDFEDLSKRLEELKKKT, encoded by the exons ATGCCGGGTAATGGATTTAAACCTGAGCGACTGAGAGTCAATCTCAGGCTCGTCATCAACCGACTCAAacttctggaaaaaaagaaaa CTGAAATGGCCATGAAATCCAGAAAGGAGATCGCTGACTACCTATCGTGTCGAAAGGACGAGCGAGCACGAATCCGGGTGGAGCACATTATCCGAGAAGACTACATGGTTGAAGCCATGGAAATCTTGGAATTGTACTGTGACCTCTTGCTGGCCCGGTTTGGATTAATCCAGTCCATGAA GGAACTGGACTCGGGACTGGCTGAAGCTGTGTCCACCCTGATTTGGGCTGCCCCCCGCCTGCAGACAGAAGTCTCTGAACTTAAAACA GTGGCCAGTCAGTTATGCAATAAATACAGCAAGGAATACGGCAACCTTTGCCGGTCTAACCAGATAGGAACCGTCAGTGAAAGA CTCATGCATAAGCTAAGTGCAGAAGCACCCCCTAAAATCCTGGTGGAGAGATACCTGATTGAGATTGCCAAGAACTACAATGTAGAATTTGAACCAGACGCTAGAAATATG AGCGAGGCGCCCTCTGAATTTGATGGCAGCAACTTTAGAAACAGCAATAGAAGAGGGGGTCCAGGTAATGGAGGAACTGGTGGTGGTGATTTCAGAGGTCAAGCCAGTCCATATCCCAAGGTGGTG gagcctTATCCCCAGGCTGAAGTTGGGATCTATGAAGAGTGTGCATTCATgtatcctcctcctccttctcagAAGGGAAATATGCCACCAACCCTGCCTGGTATTCCTCCTTCATATGGCATA cAGAAACCCCCTGGACCAGATACACAGGTTTTTCCTGCAAGGGATGCTG GCCCTGTAGCTAAACCAAGGACAACACTGAGCCCCAACAATGTTCCTGACAAGTATGACAACCTACCACTACCCAAACTCCCATCCATCCCCGTCAGCCCTGTTCGTTCACCCACTATTTCGCTCGACCCATCCCCATACGAAGATATAGACTTTGAGGACCTGTCTAAACGCTTGGAGGAGCTTAAGAAGAAGACATAA